A genomic segment from Desulfurispirillum indicum S5 encodes:
- a CDS encoding M24 family metallopeptidase: protein MGHILLPVKESEQRITAFQNALQQHHLDGAIVVGTTNMYYLSGTMQSGALYVPAAGPAILMVRRSLERAQIESPMQNIVPFSSYRAFHDILQQFGLPTPATIGVEYSMPMDAFGRMEKYVKGTFKDIQGLLAKCRSRKTAYEIDLLFEAGRRHVENFSRIPSLFRGNMTELELGAAIEYQMLLLGHHGMSNIQTWGNRLHIGYVSAGDSGYYPHMFDGPGGCKGICPAVPELGSQRPINKDEPVLIDLAFGYQGYHVDMTRIFCRGKLPQEALDAQKRCIEVQQWVAEKLKPGNVPSQIYQDIMERLKALNWDEHFMGYGDRAVKFLGHGVGLAVDEYPAIAKGFDEPLEAGMTLAVEPKKVIPGLGVVGIENTWLIMENGDARKMTEMDDEIQVLPT from the coding sequence ATGGGACATATACTGTTGCCAGTGAAAGAATCAGAACAGCGCATCACAGCATTTCAGAACGCTCTGCAGCAGCACCACCTGGATGGAGCCATCGTGGTGGGAACCACCAATATGTACTACCTGAGCGGCACCATGCAGTCCGGCGCGCTCTATGTTCCAGCCGCTGGGCCAGCCATTCTCATGGTTCGCCGCTCCCTGGAACGAGCACAGATCGAGTCTCCCATGCAAAACATCGTCCCCTTCTCCTCCTACCGCGCCTTCCATGACATTCTGCAGCAGTTTGGCCTGCCGACCCCTGCGACCATCGGGGTTGAGTACTCCATGCCCATGGACGCCTTTGGCCGCATGGAAAAATACGTCAAGGGCACCTTCAAGGACATACAGGGACTGCTGGCCAAATGCCGCTCGCGCAAAACCGCCTATGAAATTGATCTGCTCTTTGAAGCAGGGCGGCGCCATGTGGAAAACTTCTCCCGCATCCCTTCGCTCTTTCGCGGCAATATGACCGAGCTCGAGCTGGGAGCTGCCATTGAGTACCAGATGCTCCTGCTGGGCCACCACGGCATGTCCAATATTCAGACCTGGGGCAACCGCCTGCATATCGGTTATGTGAGCGCTGGCGACAGCGGGTACTATCCCCACATGTTTGACGGGCCAGGCGGCTGTAAAGGCATCTGTCCCGCTGTACCGGAGCTTGGCAGCCAGCGTCCCATCAACAAGGATGAGCCCGTGCTCATCGACCTGGCATTCGGCTACCAGGGATATCATGTGGACATGACCCGCATCTTCTGTAGAGGGAAGTTACCTCAGGAGGCCCTGGACGCGCAGAAACGCTGTATTGAAGTTCAGCAGTGGGTGGCTGAAAAGCTCAAGCCCGGCAATGTGCCAAGCCAGATCTATCAGGACATCATGGAACGCTTGAAGGCGCTGAACTGGGATGAGCATTTCATGGGATATGGCGACCGTGCCGTGAAGTTTCTGGGCCACGGAGTCGGCCTGGCCGTGGACGAATATCCTGCCATTGCCAAAGGGTTCGATGAGCCACTGGAAGCTGGCATGACCCTGGCCGTTGAGCCCAAGAAAGTCATCCCCGGACTTGGCGTCGTTGGTATTGAAAACACCTGGCTGATCATGGAAAATGGAGACGCGCGCAAGATGACCGAGATGGACGACGAAATCCAGGTACTGCCCACCTGA
- the mutM gene encoding bifunctional DNA-formamidopyrimidine glycosylase/DNA-(apurinic or apyrimidinic site) lyase codes for MPELPEVQTLVDDLCHRALVGQTISDVQVTWPRSIASHTPADFRHQLTGQTLTAIRRRAKYLVMELSSGWGLLVHLRMTGKFDLCDPVKPRDIHEHVILCLGSGQELRFHDTRKFGRFSLVPDTVGALSHLGVEPLSPEFTPEVLGRLLAGRNTMLKSFLLDQTKVAGIGNIYADEALFEARLHPANPCRLVAAEQVASLHGAIIMVLQRGLRNMGTSLGTSKGNFYSVAGRPGRNEDELKVFRRTGTPCCACGTTIERIILIQRSTHFCPLCQPLLA; via the coding sequence ATGCCGGAACTTCCTGAGGTACAGACCCTGGTGGATGACCTGTGCCATCGTGCCCTTGTGGGACAGACCATCTCCGATGTCCAGGTTACCTGGCCCCGCTCCATTGCCAGCCACACTCCCGCCGATTTCAGGCATCAGCTTACCGGGCAGACCCTTACTGCTATACGACGGCGAGCCAAGTACCTTGTCATGGAACTGAGCAGTGGCTGGGGTCTGCTGGTGCATCTGCGCATGACGGGCAAGTTTGACCTGTGTGATCCCGTGAAACCCCGCGATATACATGAACACGTCATTCTTTGCCTTGGGAGCGGTCAGGAACTGCGTTTTCACGATACGCGCAAATTCGGACGATTTTCACTGGTGCCCGACACCGTGGGGGCACTGTCCCACCTCGGTGTGGAGCCGCTGTCACCGGAATTTACTCCCGAAGTGCTGGGCAGACTGCTGGCAGGGCGAAACACCATGCTGAAGAGCTTTCTGCTGGATCAGACCAAGGTCGCAGGCATTGGCAATATCTACGCCGATGAAGCGCTGTTTGAAGCCCGCCTACACCCGGCAAACCCCTGTCGCCTGGTGGCCGCGGAGCAGGTGGCTTCCCTCCATGGCGCCATCATCATGGTGCTTCAGCGGGGCCTGCGGAATATGGGGACTTCCCTGGGTACCAGCAAGGGCAACTTCTATTCCGTGGCTGGCCGCCCAGGCCGTAATGAAGACGAACTGAAGGTCTTTCGGCGCACGGGCACGCCCTGTTGCGCCTGTGGAACCACCATTGAGCGCATCATCCTGATCCAGCGCTCGACCCATTTCTGCCCGCTCTGTCAGCCGCTGCTCGCCTGA
- a CDS encoding MFS transporter produces MIRIPLSRYPHLPIYKWSAYTLLVLVFMIGVYHRFAPATLGSPISRDLALSTGMLGALASMHFWAYTIAQVPAGHLVDRHGLRASAIAGCVLMATGGLMLATATQPWQAFCGPVLVALGMSLIFVSLMKYNLAWFPPRHFSLVTGITILLASLGSVLAESPTAYALRFLDWRQILGGLSAFCLLTALALLLICHESPRALRRAGANLHTVTSPRSGVRWSDFSHILRNRRVLTLFLVISATSGPLYAFLGLWAIPLFTDSFGLSVLEASHYATVALLVYSLGAPFLGLLSDRSGVRRPFIIVSALCGTLGWAGLTLAPWTPGWWPMLMFLLLALSGASLAVIFTATRESVSRSRMGTATAFVNAGAFLFTAILQYLMGVTLGFFHNDTSTPGLQEYQLVLMLPMVCSAIGLAAAWSFPKSHDEEIRDSARG; encoded by the coding sequence ATGATCCGCATACCCCTCTCCCGCTATCCCCATCTCCCCATCTATAAGTGGAGCGCCTACACGTTGCTGGTGCTCGTCTTCATGATCGGTGTCTACCATCGCTTCGCACCAGCCACCCTGGGAAGCCCCATCAGCCGCGATCTGGCGCTGAGTACTGGCATGCTGGGCGCGTTGGCGTCCATGCACTTCTGGGCCTACACCATCGCCCAGGTTCCCGCCGGCCACCTGGTGGATCGCCATGGCCTGCGCGCATCAGCTATCGCGGGTTGTGTACTCATGGCAACTGGTGGTCTGATGCTGGCCACCGCAACGCAACCCTGGCAGGCATTCTGCGGCCCGGTCCTGGTGGCTCTGGGCATGTCCCTGATCTTTGTGAGCCTGATGAAATACAACCTGGCGTGGTTTCCACCGCGCCACTTCAGCCTGGTCACCGGAATCACCATCCTGCTGGCCTCCCTGGGCAGTGTGCTGGCCGAGAGCCCTACGGCTTACGCGCTGCGCTTTCTGGACTGGCGTCAGATTCTCGGCGGCCTGAGCGCCTTCTGCCTGCTGACGGCCCTGGCGCTCCTGCTGATCTGCCACGAGTCACCCCGGGCACTGCGCCGGGCTGGTGCGAACCTCCACACCGTCACCTCGCCCAGGTCCGGTGTGCGCTGGAGTGACTTCTCCCATATTCTGCGCAATCGTCGTGTGTTGACACTGTTTCTGGTCATCAGTGCCACCAGTGGTCCCCTCTACGCCTTTCTCGGACTGTGGGCCATTCCCCTGTTCACCGACAGCTTTGGACTTTCGGTTCTCGAAGCCAGCCACTACGCCACCGTGGCTCTGCTGGTCTACTCTCTGGGAGCACCTTTCCTGGGCCTGCTCTCCGATCGTTCCGGGGTCAGGCGGCCATTTATTATCGTCAGTGCCCTCTGTGGAACCCTGGGTTGGGCCGGACTCACCCTGGCACCCTGGACTCCTGGATGGTGGCCAATGCTGATGTTCCTGCTGCTGGCTCTCTCCGGTGCTTCACTGGCGGTCATCTTCACCGCCACCCGCGAGTCAGTCAGTCGATCACGCATGGGCACCGCCACTGCTTTTGTCAATGCCGGAGCCTTTCTCTTCACGGCAATCCTGCAGTACCTGATGGGGGTGACCCTTGGGTTCTTCCACAATGACACATCCACTCCAGGGCTGCAGGAATACCAGCTGGTTCTCATGCTGCCCATGGTGTGCAGTGCCATTGGCCTGGCAGCAGCCTGGAGTTTTCCGAAGTCACATGATGAGGAAATACGGGACAGCGCACGAGGGTGA
- the pap gene encoding polyphosphate:AMP phosphotransferase, giving the protein MGQGSENLAHIFHKVETQQCLAKDEYKASIKELRLNLLQLQAQARELSIPVVILIVGLDGSGRGDALNLMAEFLDPRHINTHNLWSPTDEELQRPLFWRYWRAMPATGEIGVFFNGWYRDPFYENALGSMGDEDFERKMRSISRFEKMLVDDGALVLKFWFHLTAKAQRERIRTYRKNPGSGFIVTREEIERVEHYSQLVLTAARGITVTNTTEAPWFLIDSYDRRFRDVQFLQNLAEGFRQAIEKKQNAPVHTTSTAPLSHWENTASILDAVDLERSVEGNGYAKQLKAQQKRLGTAAWKALEQGISSIIIFEGWDAAGKGGTIRRMVQAMDARLYKVISVAAPTDEEKKHHYLWRFWRHVPRAGFVTIYDRSWYGRVLVERVEELAQFHEWNRAYQEINDFEYQLVRHGIVVVKFWLHISHEEQLQRFRHRQETPWKQHKITEEDWRNRDKWDQYKRAVDDMVAKTSTTLAPWHIIPANSKRSARVEVIRTVSDALEVAIRK; this is encoded by the coding sequence ATGGGACAGGGCAGCGAAAATCTGGCGCATATCTTCCATAAAGTTGAAACTCAACAGTGTCTTGCCAAGGACGAATACAAGGCCAGCATCAAGGAGCTACGCCTGAACCTCCTGCAGCTCCAGGCACAGGCCCGTGAGCTTTCCATTCCGGTGGTAATTCTGATTGTCGGCCTTGATGGTTCCGGCCGTGGTGACGCCCTCAACCTGATGGCGGAATTCCTTGACCCTCGCCATATCAATACCCATAACCTCTGGTCGCCCACCGATGAAGAGCTGCAACGTCCGCTTTTCTGGCGCTACTGGCGCGCCATGCCCGCCACCGGGGAAATCGGTGTCTTCTTCAACGGCTGGTATCGTGATCCTTTCTACGAAAATGCTCTCGGCTCCATGGGCGACGAGGATTTTGAGCGCAAGATGCGCTCTATTTCCCGCTTTGAAAAGATGCTGGTGGATGACGGGGCTCTGGTGCTGAAATTCTGGTTTCACCTGACCGCCAAAGCGCAGCGTGAACGTATCCGCACCTATCGCAAAAATCCCGGCTCCGGCTTTATCGTCACCCGTGAGGAGATCGAGCGGGTGGAGCACTACAGCCAGCTGGTGCTCACCGCCGCCCGTGGCATCACGGTCACCAATACCACCGAGGCCCCCTGGTTCCTCATAGACTCTTATGACAGGCGCTTTCGCGATGTGCAGTTTCTGCAGAACCTTGCAGAAGGCTTTCGGCAGGCCATTGAAAAGAAACAGAACGCCCCGGTTCACACCACCTCGACGGCACCACTTTCCCACTGGGAAAACACCGCGTCGATTCTGGATGCCGTGGATCTGGAGCGCTCTGTGGAGGGCAACGGCTACGCCAAACAGCTCAAAGCCCAGCAGAAACGGCTGGGAACCGCTGCATGGAAAGCACTGGAGCAGGGCATATCCAGCATCATTATCTTTGAAGGCTGGGACGCAGCGGGCAAGGGCGGCACCATCAGACGTATGGTACAAGCCATGGATGCCCGTCTCTACAAGGTTATTTCCGTCGCGGCTCCCACCGACGAGGAAAAAAAGCACCACTACCTGTGGCGCTTCTGGCGTCATGTGCCCCGCGCTGGTTTTGTGACTATATATGACCGTTCATGGTATGGCCGCGTGCTGGTGGAGCGCGTTGAAGAGCTGGCGCAGTTCCATGAGTGGAACCGCGCTTACCAGGAAATCAACGATTTTGAGTACCAGCTGGTGCGCCACGGTATTGTGGTGGTGAAGTTCTGGCTGCATATCAGCCATGAAGAGCAGCTGCAGCGCTTTCGACACCGTCAGGAAACGCCCTGGAAGCAGCACAAGATCACCGAAGAGGATTGGCGTAACCGCGACAAGTGGGATCAGTACAAGCGTGCTGTCGATGATATGGTGGCCAAGACCAGCACGACCCTTGCCCCTTGGCATATTATTCCCGCCAATTCCAAAAGGAGCGCGCGGGTGGAAGTGATCCGCACAGTCAGCGACGCGCTGGAAGTCGCGATCAGAAAATAA
- a CDS encoding tetratricopeptide repeat protein, with the protein MRLLCTLLLLMSLPAGLTAAQQDVLGFARHLVASGEYYRAITEYKRYLYSLAPEDEQRPHVRVEMVLAYFAGGQLDQGLHSLEDMMLERHAAAAPAVAEAGRLLFDAGRYGEARAYLEFYYGTWPSEAQLGEVTARLSAVYLALDQRQLALELDPRLNASIEDISISRKSLPLAGSLSAVLPGAGQLYAGRPVDAAVAFTVNLIFLGATVSAVDAGHTLLAAGVGVFGIGWYGGNIFNAINSARLHNQQAVDDAVRDYYEQRRPVMGVGWQQRF; encoded by the coding sequence ATGCGTCTGCTCTGTACCCTCTTGCTGTTGATGAGCCTCCCCGCTGGCCTGACCGCCGCCCAGCAGGATGTGCTGGGATTTGCCCGTCACCTGGTGGCTTCCGGTGAGTACTACCGGGCCATAACAGAATATAAGCGCTACCTCTACAGCCTGGCCCCGGAAGATGAGCAGCGTCCGCATGTACGAGTGGAAATGGTGTTGGCGTACTTCGCGGGGGGGCAGCTGGATCAGGGGCTGCATTCCCTTGAGGACATGATGCTTGAAAGACATGCTGCGGCGGCTCCGGCCGTGGCGGAAGCCGGTCGCCTGCTTTTCGACGCGGGACGCTATGGGGAAGCCCGCGCCTACCTTGAGTTTTATTATGGCACGTGGCCCAGTGAGGCGCAGCTGGGGGAGGTCACCGCCCGCCTCAGTGCGGTCTATCTGGCCCTGGATCAGAGGCAGCTGGCGCTGGAGCTTGATCCCCGGTTGAACGCGTCCATTGAGGATATTTCCATATCGCGCAAAAGCCTGCCTCTCGCCGGTTCACTCTCGGCCGTGCTGCCCGGAGCCGGCCAGCTGTACGCTGGACGACCTGTGGACGCGGCAGTGGCCTTTACGGTCAATCTGATCTTTCTTGGCGCCACAGTTTCCGCAGTGGACGCCGGGCATACACTACTGGCCGCCGGGGTGGGGGTTTTCGGGATTGGCTGGTACGGGGGAAATATCTTCAATGCGATCAACAGCGCTCGTCTTCATAACCAGCAGGCCGTTGACGACGCCGTCCGCGACTACTATGAGCAGCGCAGGCCCGTTATGGGCGTGGGGTGGCAGCAGCGTTTCTGA
- a CDS encoding sensor domain-containing phosphodiesterase, whose product MPEKVRPILIHSHFQPIISLAHRRVVGYEALLRAQTGTDTSCSPADAFALAVQENRVHQFDRECIATHIRNFSHLNTEDQWLFLNLRAETIQPGNQRSELLEKFLKRQNLASERIVLEILEDAVADPLRLKDFVHYYREAGFFIAIDDFGTGQSNFDRIWQIEPHIVKLDRSMLVNARNNPRRQRWLARCVALLRETGALVLLEGVETEDDALLALDSECELAQGYYFARPSPTGSYHGEQLSGAIQKLHQQTLQQQLNRQRNQERKQATLKRRLKEAAVSLEHGLEFHQATQPLQSHPAIERIYLLDAEGIQIVENLYPGERTAAAKVYAPFRRTTGALWARRSYFRNALEQPGAVQVSAPYLGLPDATLDVTLSIALHNGKSGHFHVLCADLPAGWLEEEPL is encoded by the coding sequence ATGCCTGAGAAGGTTCGTCCCATTCTGATACACAGCCACTTTCAACCGATCATCAGCCTTGCCCATCGCCGCGTTGTCGGCTATGAAGCCCTGCTGCGGGCACAAACCGGAACTGACACTTCCTGTTCGCCTGCCGACGCCTTTGCGCTGGCGGTACAGGAAAACCGTGTGCACCAGTTCGACCGGGAATGCATCGCTACCCATATCCGCAACTTCAGCCATTTGAACACCGAGGATCAGTGGCTCTTCCTCAACCTGCGCGCCGAAACCATCCAACCCGGCAACCAGCGCTCGGAACTGCTGGAGAAATTCCTGAAGCGCCAGAACCTCGCCAGTGAACGCATTGTCCTGGAGATCCTCGAAGATGCCGTCGCGGATCCCTTACGGCTCAAGGATTTTGTCCACTACTACCGGGAGGCGGGATTCTTCATCGCCATAGATGACTTTGGCACGGGCCAATCCAACTTTGACCGCATCTGGCAGATTGAGCCCCACATCGTCAAGCTTGACCGCTCCATGCTCGTCAACGCCCGCAACAATCCCCGGCGGCAGCGCTGGCTGGCGCGCTGTGTTGCCCTCCTGCGAGAAACCGGTGCCCTGGTCCTGCTGGAAGGGGTAGAAACCGAAGATGACGCCCTGCTGGCCTTGGACAGTGAATGCGAACTGGCCCAGGGATACTACTTTGCCCGCCCTTCCCCCACAGGCTCCTACCATGGAGAACAGCTTTCTGGCGCCATACAGAAACTGCACCAACAGACACTCCAGCAGCAGCTTAACCGCCAGCGCAACCAGGAACGCAAACAGGCCACTCTGAAGCGAAGACTCAAGGAGGCCGCCGTCAGCCTGGAGCACGGACTGGAATTCCATCAGGCAACTCAACCACTGCAGTCGCATCCGGCCATCGAACGCATCTACCTGCTGGATGCCGAGGGTATTCAGATCGTGGAAAACCTCTACCCCGGGGAGCGCACTGCCGCCGCCAAAGTCTATGCTCCGTTTCGGCGGACCACTGGCGCTCTCTGGGCCCGCAGAAGTTACTTTCGCAACGCCCTGGAACAGCCGGGCGCAGTTCAGGTGTCAGCACCCTATCTGGGGCTGCCCGACGCCACCCTGGATGTGACCCTCTCCATTGCTCTGCACAATGGAAAGAGCGGTCATTTTCACGTTCTCTGTGCCGATCTGCCTGCGGGCTGGCTGGAAGAGGAACCATTATAA
- the tadA gene encoding tRNA adenosine(34) deaminase TadA, whose product MIPSTPDADAERFMAVALEEARQAAQRGEVPVGAVIVRHGEIIARAGNRKEEHRDPTAHAEVLAIREAAAACANWRLEDVELYVTLEPCVMCCGAIIAARIPRVYYACSDEKYGGISLFAMTADQRLNHQVDARRGLLEQRCRQLLEAFFSTRRAEHHPLPYIHTGP is encoded by the coding sequence ATGATCCCGTCAACACCCGACGCTGATGCTGAACGCTTCATGGCAGTTGCGCTGGAGGAAGCGAGACAGGCCGCGCAGCGGGGCGAAGTTCCCGTAGGCGCAGTCATTGTGCGCCATGGCGAAATCATCGCCCGGGCCGGCAACCGCAAGGAAGAGCACCGTGACCCCACTGCCCACGCCGAAGTGCTCGCCATTCGCGAGGCGGCCGCAGCCTGCGCCAACTGGCGTCTGGAGGACGTGGAGCTTTACGTTACCCTGGAACCCTGCGTCATGTGCTGCGGTGCCATCATCGCGGCCCGCATTCCCCGCGTCTACTATGCCTGTTCCGATGAAAAATATGGTGGTATCAGCCTCTTCGCCATGACCGCCGACCAGCGGCTGAACCACCAGGTGGATGCGCGCAGGGGACTTCTGGAACAGCGCTGCCGGCAACTGCTGGAGGCCTTTTTCTCCACAAGGCGTGCAGAACATCATCCACTGCCATACATCCATACAGGCCCGTAA
- the rimO gene encoding 30S ribosomal protein S12 methylthiotransferase RimO yields the protein MYTLYTISLGCSKNLVDTERMLARLLRRPVDPVDDPAAADIIFINTCGFILDAKDESISTIVEHSQFKQDGRCQVLIVAGCLVTLYEQQLRQELPEVDIFIDTKESSMESIGDQLSRRLVNFTPQDHLEALPGERLLTTPSYMAYLKIAEGCSNTCTYCVIPRIRGPYQSVPQEKLVSEARELAASGVRELVLISQDSTEYGLDLYGKRSLAPLLAELAKIENLHWIRVLYTYPNHFDDELIETIAREPKICKYVDIPFQHMSNSVLKRMNRHIRVEQMENLVQRLRQRIPGIAIRTTMLTGFPGETEADFQALLEGVERVQFDHLGAFAYSDEELAASHKLPGKVNPDTARERAEALMELQHSISLRRNEQRVGQTFEVLVEGISQETELLLQGRASFQAPEVDGHILINDGTAHPGDFVMVRIEQALPYDLVGGMVDS from the coding sequence ATGTACACCCTCTACACCATCAGCCTGGGCTGCTCAAAAAACCTTGTGGATACGGAACGCATGCTGGCACGCCTGCTGCGCCGCCCCGTCGACCCGGTGGATGACCCCGCGGCTGCAGACATTATCTTCATCAACACCTGTGGCTTCATCCTGGACGCCAAGGATGAGTCCATCTCCACCATTGTCGAGCACTCCCAGTTTAAGCAGGACGGACGCTGCCAGGTGCTCATCGTGGCAGGCTGCCTGGTGACGCTCTATGAACAGCAACTGCGCCAGGAACTGCCAGAGGTGGACATCTTTATCGACACCAAGGAGTCCAGCATGGAGTCCATCGGGGATCAGCTGTCCCGCAGGCTGGTGAACTTCACCCCCCAGGATCACCTGGAAGCCCTTCCCGGCGAGCGACTCCTGACCACTCCATCCTATATGGCCTACTTGAAAATCGCTGAAGGCTGCAGCAACACCTGTACCTACTGCGTGATTCCACGCATACGCGGCCCCTACCAGTCCGTCCCGCAGGAAAAACTCGTGAGTGAGGCCCGGGAACTGGCCGCCAGTGGTGTGCGCGAGCTGGTGCTCATCAGTCAGGATTCCACCGAGTACGGCCTGGATCTCTACGGCAAACGCAGTCTGGCACCTCTGCTGGCAGAGCTGGCAAAGATTGAAAACCTCCACTGGATACGGGTTCTCTACACGTACCCCAACCACTTTGACGACGAACTCATCGAGACCATCGCCCGTGAACCGAAAATCTGCAAGTATGTGGATATTCCCTTTCAGCATATGAGCAATTCGGTGCTCAAACGCATGAACCGCCATATCCGTGTCGAACAGATGGAAAACCTGGTGCAGCGCCTTCGCCAACGCATCCCTGGCATTGCCATCCGCACTACCATGCTCACCGGATTTCCCGGCGAGACTGAAGCGGACTTTCAGGCATTGCTGGAAGGGGTGGAGCGCGTGCAGTTCGATCACCTGGGAGCCTTTGCCTACTCCGATGAGGAGCTGGCCGCTTCCCATAAGCTTCCGGGAAAAGTAAACCCCGACACGGCCAGGGAGCGGGCTGAAGCCCTGATGGAACTCCAGCACAGCATCTCCCTGCGCCGCAATGAACAGAGGGTCGGCCAGACCTTTGAAGTTCTGGTGGAGGGAATCAGCCAGGAGACGGAGCTGCTGCTGCAGGGTCGAGCCAGCTTCCAGGCTCCGGAAGTGGACGGACATATCCTCATCAATGATGGCACTGCTCATCCCGGTGACTTTGTGATGGTGCGTATTGAACAGGCGCTGCCCTATGATCTGGTAGGGGGAATGGTCGATTCATGA
- a CDS encoding DUF502 domain-containing protein has product MQDWLKKSLQGLGLVLPLALTLYILYWLISTVENLIGSGLRFFLPGSIYFPGLGILASIALLLLIGWMVNLYLFRQVIEIGERLLQRIPLVKTALTGLQDLMLFVTRSKEQKQFGSVVTIEYQGMKLIGFVTDHQGGQTIGSDNPDDVAVYIPLSYQIGGFTVYVDRARLTSLDLSVEDAMRIVLTANMTKRKER; this is encoded by the coding sequence ATGCAAGACTGGCTGAAAAAATCCCTGCAGGGCCTGGGTCTGGTTCTTCCCCTGGCACTGACGCTCTATATCCTGTACTGGCTCATCTCAACAGTGGAAAACCTGATCGGCTCCGGTTTGCGCTTCTTTCTGCCCGGCAGCATCTACTTCCCCGGCCTGGGAATTCTGGCCAGCATCGCGCTGTTGCTGCTGATCGGCTGGATGGTCAATCTCTACCTGTTCCGCCAGGTTATTGAAATAGGCGAAAGGCTCCTGCAGCGTATTCCCCTGGTGAAGACCGCACTGACCGGCCTGCAGGATCTCATGCTCTTTGTCACCAGGAGCAAAGAACAAAAGCAGTTCGGCTCCGTCGTCACCATTGAATATCAGGGAATGAAGCTGATCGGCTTTGTCACCGACCACCAGGGGGGACAGACCATCGGCTCCGACAATCCCGACGACGTGGCTGTCTATATTCCCCTGAGTTACCAGATCGGCGGATTTACGGTCTATGTGGATCGCGCACGCCTGACCTCCCTTGATCTCAGCGTAGAAGACGCCATGCGCATTGTCCTCACGGCCAATATGACCAAACGTAAAGAGAGATAA
- a CDS encoding gamma-glutamyl-gamma-aminobutyrate hydrolase family protein, whose amino-acid sequence MNPRPIIGVTGSHTGGLAAWWSCRLAIGFCGGRARRITVSSPADIQSIDGLIIGGGADVSPSLYTDEPDENEAVWREFRWKNLVSAIVFAPFFLVLRLLLSTKNPRTIDQMRDTLEKELIQQALARDIPLLGICRGAQLLNVVCGGTLLRDISSMYEEVPRLRTILPRKQVQLAGGSKLAACTGTNVLLVNALHDQAIDHAGEEILVCAREESGIVQAIEHSKKTFTIGVQWHPEYLVYRRDQRALFCALVDATRKTIKEKTCKTG is encoded by the coding sequence GTGAACCCACGACCAATTATTGGCGTGACGGGTTCCCACACCGGCGGACTGGCAGCCTGGTGGTCGTGCCGGCTGGCAATAGGTTTTTGCGGCGGGCGCGCCCGTCGTATCACAGTATCTTCCCCCGCTGACATTCAGAGCATTGACGGACTGATCATCGGCGGAGGCGCTGACGTCAGTCCTTCGCTCTACACAGATGAACCCGATGAAAATGAAGCCGTCTGGCGCGAATTCCGCTGGAAAAACCTCGTCAGCGCCATCGTATTTGCTCCGTTCTTTCTGGTTCTGCGCCTGCTCCTGAGCACCAAAAATCCCAGAACCATTGACCAGATGAGAGATACGCTGGAAAAAGAGCTAATCCAGCAGGCACTTGCTCGGGACATACCTCTGCTCGGTATCTGCCGGGGCGCACAACTTCTTAACGTGGTCTGCGGAGGAACCCTCCTGCGCGATATCTCTTCAATGTACGAAGAGGTCCCACGACTGCGCACCATACTCCCTCGCAAACAGGTACAGTTGGCAGGTGGTTCAAAACTCGCCGCTTGCACCGGCACCAACGTACTCCTGGTCAATGCCCTGCACGATCAGGCAATTGATCACGCCGGTGAGGAAATTCTTGTCTGCGCCCGTGAGGAAAGTGGTATAGTGCAGGCCATCGAACACAGCAAAAAGACTTTTACGATCGGCGTGCAGTGGCATCCGGAGTACCTTGTTTACCGGCGTGACCAGAGAGCGCTCTTTTGCGCTCTCGTTGACGCGACCCGCAAAACCATAAAGGAAAAAACATGCAAGACTGGCTGA